Genomic DNA from Desulfurivibrio alkaliphilus AHT 2:
AACCAGTGTCCTGGTAATTTTTTTTTTGGAAATTTTGGTTTTTTTCACGGGCAATTCGTTTCATTTTTCTGTTTTTCCGTCTCCCGCCGGCGGCCTCCGGTACAGTTCGGCCAATGCCTTGGCTTCGCGCTGAATTTCTGCCCTCAGACCGGCTGGAGCCAGCACCTCGGCGTCGGCGCCGAACTGGAGCAGGCGGAGCTTGATTTCCCGGTAGTCGGCCACAGGCAGGGTCAGCAGCAGGCCGCCGTCCGGGGTGGCTTCCAGGCGTTGGTCCGGGTGCCAGAGCTGTTCCTTTATCCAGGGGGCGCGGGCCGGGGTGAAGCGGATGATTGCCGTTTCCGGGGAGCGGCCCTGGAAGATGCCGTAGGCTCCTTCCAGGTGGGGCAGCCATTCCCGGCGGGGGTGCGGGGTGAAGGTTTCTGTGCTGATCTGTGGATTCTGCATTCGGGAAAGGACGAACTTGCGCCAATCGCAGCGCTTACGACAGCGGGCCAGCAGCACCCAGTTGCCCTGATAGTGTTGCAGGTGGTGGGGTTCCACCAGGCGGGAGTGGTAATTGCCGTTTTGATCGAGGGGGGATGAGTAATCGAAGGCAAAGAGGCGCTGTTCCAGCAGGGCCTTGGTGGCCGGCCGGAAGACCTCGGCCGGGGCCGGAGCGTAGCCCGGCCAGGTGGCGGAGAATAGTTGATCGAACTTTTCCGCCGCAAGACCGTGGTCGGCGATCTGTTGCAACAGTTTGCGATTAAGGGAGGCGATGGCCTGGCTGATCAGGCCGTCGGCACAACAGGAAAGCAGATTCCTGGCCAGCAGGACGGCGAAAATCTCTTCCTGGCTGAGCCAGAACGGCGGCAGTTGAAACTGATCGTCCAAGTAAGTGTAGCCCCGGCGGGCGTGCACATAGTGCAGGGGGGCGTCGAACTCCACCCGCATGGCCTCGATGGCGCGCCCGGCGGTACGTTCGCTGATTCCAAACTCGGCAGCCAGGGCCGGGGCATTGGGAAACCGCTCCCGGCGAATCTGTTGATCAAACCAGTGGTAACGCGCATAAACCAGGTTGCTCCCCACAACGCCCCCCTGCGTTAATGCCAACTTGGTTGCCTGCCGTTGCCTGCACAAACCAAAGCAAACGGCGAGGCGGAGCCCAAAAATGCCGGATAAACAACCGGCAGGATTCCGCTGCAAACAGTATCAGTAAAATGGCCATGCCGCCGCAAGCGTGCCCCGGTGGCTTGAGCCATGCAAGCTACCAGGCTTTCTTAAGGTACTCGAAATGTTTTTTGAAGCAAGAAGTTAACCTTTTAAGAAGCAACCGCCTTGGGCGAGGCCGGGGCGGCGAGGGCCAGGGTGGCGGCGATCAGGCAGTAGGCGGCCATGGCCAGGGCCAGGGCCGGAACGCCCAGGCCGCTGTCCAGCAGCAGACCGGCCAGGATGGGAGCGACGGCGGTGGAGAAGACGATGGCGGCGTGTACCAGGGAACGGATGGCGCCCAGGTGCAGCACCCCGTAACGATCGGCCCAGATGGTACCGCCGGCGGTGGTGGCCAGGCCGATACTGGCCCCCAGCAGGGCCAGGTAACAATAAAGCACCCAGGGGCCGGTGAAGGCCGCCAGCAACAGCAGCCCGCCGAACATGGGCAGCAGGGCCAGGGGCAGGGAGCGATGGGAACCCAGCCGGTCCACCAGCGGCCCGGCCACCACCAGGCTCAGCAAATGCCCCACGGCAAAAACCACAAAGGCGCCGGCCAGCAGCTCCAGGGACCAGCCCCGCAAGATAACCAGCGCCGACTGGTGAAAGAGCATGGCGGTGACCACAAAAGGGGTGGCCATCACCGCCGGCAGCAGAAAGTAAAAGCCCGGCTCACGCAGTACCTCGGCCCGGGTAAACTGTTGCGGGCCGGCCGGATCAGCGGCGGCGGCCTTGGCCGGTGCCGGCGTCTCCCGGCTCAAAGTACGCAGCAGGGGCAAGATCACCAGCAGCAGGAACAGTACCGCCGCCAGCCAGGGCCAGCGCCAGTCGCCCCGGGTCATCAGCAAGACCGCCGCCGCCGGCAGCAGGGCCTCGCCCAGGGGAATCCCCAGCGCCCCCAGGGCCACCGCCTTGCCCCGGTGGGCGGCAAAATAGCGGGCGGCGGCGGTCATGCCCAGATGGGCCACAAAACCCTGGCCGCCAAAGCGGATCAGGACAAAACCGGCAAAGAGCAGCCAGACGCCGGGGGCCAGGCCGATCAGCAGACAGCCCAGGGCCAGCACCACCACCGCCAGGTTAACCGCCCGGTTTAACGGCCAGGTATCGGCCAGGGGGCCAAAACGCAGCAGCAGCAAGGCACTTACCAGGGTGGCGCCACTGTAGAGGCCGCCGTACATGGTATGGGAAAGGTTGAAAGCGTCCCGCAGTTCCTCACCAAAGACCGAAACATAAAAGGTCTGGCCAAAACTGGAGGTGGCCACCGCCGCCAGCGGGAAAAGCGCCAGGCGGGGATGAACGGCAAAAAGGGCGCCAAACCCCTGGAAGAAGTTTTTAATCATCATGGACCCCGCCGATTCGTCAGCGCTGCAGCAGTTCGGTGGCGATAATCGCGGCGGCGGCGCTCAGGTCTTCAATATCCAGGTGATTGGTCACCGAAAAGCGCAGGCGGGCCTGGCCGGCGGGCACCGTGGGGGGGCGCACCGCCGTTGCGTAAATCCCGCGCTCCTGCAGCCGCCGGGCAAGGGCCAGGGTGGCCTGGTTTTCGCCCACAACCAGCGGCACAATCTGGGACGGCCCCAGGTCGGCCTCAACCCCGCCGTGGGTCAGGCCGCTTTTAAAGATCTCCACCCGGTGCCACAAATCCTGTCGCAACTGCGGCTCTGCCGCCAGCAATTCGACGGCGGCCAGGGCGGCGGCGGCACTGGCCGGCGGCAGGGCGGTGGAAAAAATAAAACTGCGAGCCCGGTTGAGCAGAAAGGAAATCAACCGCTGCTCTCCGGCCACATAAGCCCCGTAGCTGCCCAGGGCCTTACCCAGGGTGCCCATCACCAGATCCACCCGGTGGGCCAGCCCTTCCGCCGCCAGCAAGCCGGCCCCGTTGTCGCCGAACAGGCCGGTGGCATGGGCCTCGTCCACCAGCAACAGGCAGCCATAGCGCTCCTTCAGGGTCACCACGTCAGCCAGGGGGCAGATATCGCCGTCCATGCTGTAGAGGGATTCCACCACAATCAGGGCTTCTTTGGCACCCCGGTGCCTTTTCAGCAGATCTTCAAGATGATTGCAGTCGTTATGGGCAAAGCGATGCAGCCGGGCCCCGGCCAGGCGGCAACCGTCCTGGATGCTGGCGTGATTGAGCTTGTCGCTGAAAATCACGTCGTGGCGCCCCACCAAGGCCGGAATCAGCCCGATATTGGCCAGGTACCCGCTGCCGAACAGCAGCGCCGCCTCCTGCTCCTTGAGCCGAGCCAGGGCAAGTTCCA
This window encodes:
- a CDS encoding helix-turn-helix transcriptional regulator codes for the protein MGSNLVYARYHWFDQQIRRERFPNAPALAAEFGISERTAGRAIEAMRVEFDAPLHYVHARRGYTYLDDQFQLPPFWLSQEEIFAVLLARNLLSCCADGLISQAIASLNRKLLQQIADHGLAAEKFDQLFSATWPGYAPAPAEVFRPATKALLEQRLFAFDYSSPLDQNGNYHSRLVEPHHLQHYQGNWVLLARCRKRCDWRKFVLSRMQNPQISTETFTPHPRREWLPHLEGAYGIFQGRSPETAIIRFTPARAPWIKEQLWHPDQRLEATPDGGLLLTLPVADYREIKLRLLQFGADAEVLAPAGLRAEIQREAKALAELYRRPPAGDGKTEK
- the bioF gene encoding 8-amino-7-oxononanoate synthase, which encodes MVDIAAYLKRQQKEGRLRQLPGLLHPDGGRVRLEAVAHDLLDFSSNDYLGLTRHPLLLVAAAEALSRYGTGAGAARLMSGDFELHRELELALARLKEQEAALLFGSGYLANIGLIPALVGRHDVIFSDKLNHASIQDGCRLAGARLHRFAHNDCNHLEDLLKRHRGAKEALIVVESLYSMDGDICPLADVVTLKERYGCLLLVDEAHATGLFGDNGAGLLAAEGLAHRVDLVMGTLGKALGSYGAYVAGEQRLISFLLNRARSFIFSTALPPASAAAALAAVELLAAEPQLRQDLWHRVEIFKSGLTHGGVEADLGPSQIVPLVVGENQATLALARRLQERGIYATAVRPPTVPAGQARLRFSVTNHLDIEDLSAAAAIIATELLQR
- a CDS encoding MFS transporter; the protein is MMIKNFFQGFGALFAVHPRLALFPLAAVATSSFGQTFYVSVFGEELRDAFNLSHTMYGGLYSGATLVSALLLLRFGPLADTWPLNRAVNLAVVVLALGCLLIGLAPGVWLLFAGFVLIRFGGQGFVAHLGMTAAARYFAAHRGKAVALGALGIPLGEALLPAAAVLLMTRGDWRWPWLAAVLFLLLVILPLLRTLSRETPAPAKAAAADPAGPQQFTRAEVLREPGFYFLLPAVMATPFVVTAMLFHQSALVILRGWSLELLAGAFVVFAVGHLLSLVVAGPLVDRLGSHRSLPLALLPMFGGLLLLAAFTGPWVLYCYLALLGASIGLATTAGGTIWADRYGVLHLGAIRSLVHAAIVFSTAVAPILAGLLLDSGLGVPALALAMAAYCLIAATLALAAPASPKAVAS